Part of the Anaerolineae bacterium genome, GTGCAGGCTCTCAACCAGAACCCGGATAAGTACCGGGATATCCTGATCCAGACGGCGCGCGTCCCCGAGGCCCTGCAGGGGCGCTACACCCTGCCCACATATCCGGAGAAAGAATTGCCCAGCGAGGCACAGGTGGCGGACGTGGTGCAATGGGCACTGGACAAGGGGCTGATCCAGAAACCCCTTGCCTACGATCAGCTCGTCGACGCCAGCTTCCGGAAGTAGAGGTGGCGTGCATCATGAGCGCTCCCATCGTCCTGCTGGACGATGTGACATTCGCCTATCATCCCCAACAGCCGCCGATCTTCCAAGGCTTTCATTGGCAGGTGGAGCAGGGGGAGGCCTGGGCGGTGATTGGACCGTCGGGGTGCGGCAAGAGTACCCTGCTGTATCTGCTCGCCGGCCTGCGCCAGCCCACGGCCGGCACCGTACTGGTGGAGGGCCAGCCGGTGCCGCGCCCGCGCGCCAGCATCGGTCTCATCCTGCAGGACCACGGCCTCCTGCCCTGGGCCACTGTATGGGAGAATGCCGCCCTGGGCGTGCGCATGGGGCACTTTTACGCCCGCAAGCGCTCGCCCAGGGACGCCCCGCGGCCATACCCGCCGGCCCTCCCTCTCTCCGAAGTCGACGCCTGGCTCAAACGGCTGGACATCTACCACCTGCGCCATCACTACCCCAGCCAGGTCAGCGGCGGCCAGCGCCAGCGGGTGGCCATCGCCCGCACCCTTGCCCTGCGCCCCAATCTCCTGCTCATGGATGAGCCATTCAGCGCACTGGACGCGCTGACCCGCGAGGACCTGCAGACGCTGATGGTCCAGCTCCAGGCTGAGCTAGGGGTTACCACTATCGTGGTCACGCATAATATCGAGGAGGCCGTGTTCCTCGGGCGCAAAATCCTGGTGCTTCATGCGCCGCCCAACGAGTCGGCCGTGGTGGTGGACAACCCGGGCGCCGGCTCCCCCGCTTTCCGCGCCAGCCAGGAATTCTGGGAGATGACCCAGCGCCTGCGGGAAATGCTGGCGCCGACGGTCCGGAGGTGATGCGGTGCGCTGGCGTGATCTCGGCATTGGCCTTTTGCTCACCATCATTATCTGGCAGGTGCTGGCCTGGCTGGTGAACCGCCCCATCCTGCCCGGGCCGGCAGTGGTGCTGTACACCTTCGGCCGCGAGCTGATCGCCGGCCGGCTGACCCGGCATCTGCTCATCAGCACCTACCGCGTGCTGGTCAGCATCGCCATCTCCCTGGTGCTGGCGGTGCCGGCCGGCCTGGCCCTGGGCCAAAGCCCGCGCCTGAACCGCATCTTTTCTCCCCTGCTGTATATCGGCTATCCCATCCCCAAGGTCGTCTTCCTGCCCGTGTTCCTCCTCTTACTGGGGATCGGGGACGCCAGCAAGATCGCGCTGATCGTTGTCATCCTGTTCTTCCAGGTGTTGGTGGTGGTGCGGGACCAGGCCAGCGCCATTCGCCCCGAGCTGATCATGAGCGTGCGCTCGCTGGGCGCCGGCCGGTTGGCGCTCCTGCGCTTCGTCTATCTGCCAGCATCGGTGCCGGCCATCCTGACCGCCCTGCGCCTGAGCATTGGCACGGCGGTGGCAGTGCTGTTCCTGGCGGAGAGCTTTGCCACCACCAGCGGCCTGGGCTACTATATCATGGTGGAGAGCTGGAGCCGGGTGGCTTATGCGGAGATGTACGCCGGCGTGGTAGCCATGAGCCTGCTCGGCTTGGGCTTATACTACCTGGCCGATTGGCTGGAGCGCCGGCTGGCCCCCTGGCGCTTTGTCTCCTGAACCCCATGCGAGGACCATACCATATGGCGGACAAACTCTCGGCAACACAACCGATTCCTCGCTGGCAGGCCTGGGTGATGGGCGCGCGACCCCGCACCCTGCCGGCGGCCATCTCCCCTGTGATCGTCGGCATCGCGCTGGCGATGGCCGATGGCAAGTTCTCTTTCTGGCCGGCGCTGGCCGCGCTGGCCGATGCCCTGCTGATCCAGATCGGCACCAACCTGGCCAACGATTATTTCGACCATCTACGCGGCATTGATACGCCGGATCGCAAAGGGCCGCCGCGCGTGGCGGCCAGCGGCCTGATCCCCCTGGCGTCCCTGCGGGCCGGCATCATCGTCGTATTCGGCCTGACGGCGCTCATCGGGCTGTACCTGGTAATACGGGGCGGCTGGCCGGTGCTGGCCATCGGTCTGGCCGCTATCCTGGCGGCCCTGGCCTACAGCGGGGGGCCGTTCCCCTTCGGCTCGTACGGCCTGGGAGACCTCTTCGTCTTTATCTTTTTCGGGCTGGTAGCCGTCGGCGGGACCTATTACGTCCAGGCCCTGCAGTTCTATCCCCTGGTGCTGTTGGTGGCAGTGCCGCTGGGCGCGCTCATCACGGACATCCTGGTGGTGAACAATTATCGGGATATCGAGACCGATGCCCGGGTGGGGAAGCGCACGCTGGCGGTGATACTGGGGCCGGCCGGCGCCCGCCTGGAGTTCATCGGTCTGCTGATCCTGGCCTATGCCGTGCCCGTCATCCTGTGGGGCATGGGGCGTTTCTCCGCCGGCGTCCTGCTCCCCTGGCTCACGATCCCCAAGGCGGTGGGGTTGACGCGCACCCTGTACGCCACTACGGACGGGCCGGCATTGAACCGCGCCCTGGCCGGCACCGCCCAATTGACGCTCTGGTTCAGCATCCTCTTCTCCATCGGGATGCTGGTATGAGCGGACGGGGGTGATGGATATGGAACGTTCGTCCTCGCGGTCCATATCCCCCTTCCTGCCGGCGGAGGACGACCCGTACGCCTATGCCCTGCGGCGTGCGGAGGACGCGCTGGAGAAGCGCTGGCTCCATAAGGCGCTGGTGGCGCTGAACGCGCCGGCCGGCTGGCCGCCGTGGGCCGTGGCCGGCGTTGCCCTGGCCGGCAGTAGCCTGGTGGCGATGAGCTGGCGCGCTTTGGGCGCTGGCGCGTGGGCGCCCTGGGTCCTGCTCCTGCTGACAGCCGTAGCTCTGTGGGATGCGGTCGTCCTGCTCGCCCAGCCCCGCCTGGGCCTGGCGTTCGGCCCCTTCGGCTCCCAATTCGTCATCCTGCAAATTCCCCGGTGGACAGCGGCGTTCCTGGCCGGCCTGCTCGTCCAACTGTTGGGAGCGACGCCGGCCTTCACCCTGCTGGCCGGCGTCGAGCTGGTGGCCGCAGGGCTTCTGGTATGGGGGGCCTGGGTCGAGCCGCGGCGGGTGGAAGTGACGCAGTTGTCCCTGGGCGCGCCGGCGTTCCCACCCGATGCCCCGCCTCTGCGCATACTGCATATCAGCGACCTGCATGTGGAACGCTGGGGCCGGCGCGAGGAACAGGTCCTGGAGCTGGCGCGCCAACTGCGGCCCGACCTGATCCTGCTGAGTGGGGACTACGTGAACCTCTCGAACGTGGATGATCCCCAGGCCCATGCCGATGCGCGCCGCCTGCTGGCCGGCGTATCGGCCCCGCTGGGCGTATGCGCGGTGTTGGGCAGTCCGCCGGTGGACCGCAATTCGGCCGGCCTGTTTCCGGGCCTGGCGGTGCGCCTGCTCCGCGACGAGGTGCACCTGCTGGAGGCCGGCGGCCGGCGGCTGGCCATCATCGGTATGGACTGCAGTCACGACACGGCGCGCGACGGCGAACGCCTGCGCCGGCTGTGCGCCTCCCTGCCGGCGAACGCATACCGCATCCTGCTGTACCATTCGCCGGACCTGATGCCGGCGGCTGTGGAGCAGGGCATTGACCTCTACCTGTGCGGGCACACGCACGGCGGCCAGATTCGACTGCCGCTGTACGGCGCGCTGATCACCTCCTCGCGTCTGGGCAAGCGGTATGAGATGGGATGGTATCGGGAGGGGCGCACGCATTTGTATGTCAGCCGCGGCGTGGGGCTGGAAGGCCTGGGGGCGCCGCGTCTGCGCTTCCTGTGCCGGCCGGAGGTGGCGCTGGTCACGCTGGGGCCGGCCGGTAGTCAAGATCAGGCATAGGTGATATCCGCCGGCGCGGTAGCTGTCACCTGTGCCCTGGCGGGCTTCGACCCCCAGCGTCTCGGCAGGTTTGTCGTTCAGGTAGATGTCTACCTTCACGTACGATATGTTGGCAGTGGAAAACGGCCGGCCGGCTGGATGCCGCGCCGCTCCCCGCGTCGTGCGCAGGGATCAACGCCGTCTTATTATGAGCGGCAGATGGACACCCGGCATATATTCAGGCATATATTCATCCGCTCCGATGTCGAAGCCGGCGCCGATCGGTCGCCGGTCGCCGTCCATATCGGTCGGCACGCCGGCATTCACGCCGGCATCCACCGCCGCCGAGCCGCGGCGAATATGGTAGTCGCCGCCGGCGGGGTTCTCGAAGTCCGGGTCACCCCACACATTGACCAGGCCGGTGAGGATGGTGCCGGCGCCTCCCCAATCGGTCCCGTTGGCCCAGGCGCCGATGCCCCACAGAGTGCCTTCGAGCGTCGCTGTACTGCCGGCCGTCACCGTGATGCCCACGGTGTGGCTGACCAGGATGGTGTTCACCAGCGTGATGGGCTGACCGCTGTTCACCTCAATGCCGTACCCACCCCTTGTGCCAGTGTTGCGGGCGATGGTGTTGTGAAGGAGCGATCCCGTGCTGTTGGATCGGATGGATAGGGCCCCGGCCTCTGCGCCGAGCCCCGGCCGGTTATCCGCGATAAGGTTGTTGGTGAGAGTGAAGGGCGAGGTGTTCCACAACTCCACACCCGCTGTTCTGTGGGCCTCGTTATTGCGGAACACACTGCGGGCCAGGAGCAGTTCCCCGCCGGTGAAGTACAGTGCGCCCGTGTCGTTGCCAGCGCGGTTGTGCTCGAAAAGGCAGTCCTCGATGTGAGCTACAGCCCATGCGAGATGTGCCCCACCTGCGTAGCCGCCAACGCCACCGCCCGGGCTGAGTCCCCATCCGTTGTCCCGGAAAATAGTGCGGCGGATGAGGATGGGCCGGCGGCCTGAGCCGCCGTCAAACTCCAGCCCACTGCCTTGCCATGCATCGTTCGCTTCCAACAGGCTGTCCTCGATGGTGACTGCCGTGGTCCCATAAATGTACAAGCCGCCACCCTGTGTCCTGGGACATCCATTGCACCAGGCATCATTGGCGCGCACGGTGGAAGAGAGGAGCTGGAACGTGCCGCCGAGGACATAGCCTCCTCCGCCCAGGGTATTGGTGGCGGTGTGTGCATCGGCGACATTGCTGTAGATGGTTGTGTGACGAAGGGTCAGATTGGCATCCTCGGCAAAGAAGCCGGCGCCCATATCAGTGACGACGCCGTTGGTGATGGTCAGGCCCTCTATCGTCACCGTGATGAATCTGCCGATAGAAACCACCCGTCGGGCGCCTTCCCCGTCCAGGGTGGTGGGATACGCGGCGGGGTCGCGCAGCACGGGGCCGGCTGGGGCGCCGTTCCACCCGCCGGCGAGGGTGATGCTTCGCGTGATGGAGATAACCGCTGTGCCGGTGCCGGTGTAGATGCCCTGGGCGAGGTAGATGGTACTGCCATCGCCGGCCTGCTCCAGGGCCGTCTGCAAGGCGCAGGGATTGGCCTGAGAGCAGGCCGTACCGGCGCCGTCAGGCTTGACGAAGAAGGTCTGATCATCTGCCAGGGCGGGCGGGGTCATCCCCAAAAGGAATATTCCCGCCAGCAGGAACGCCGCCAAGAGGAAACTTACTCCCAGGTTTCGATACGTTCGTGCATTCATCTTCTGCTCTCCTTCAGGGGCTGTGAAGGCGGTGGCGCCGACAATGCGTGCATGAGGTGCCGGCAGTGACATTGCCGGCGCCGCCGTGAGTGTCCTGGATGGGAACGAGTGGTCAGGCGCATTGGCGATACATAAGGATTTGTTATGAACGGTCCCGCATTACCAGCGGGAGGTAGATATGGCGCTGTGCTGCTCCTGCCCTGGTAATGCCGCACCAGTACCCCTGACAGCCTGCGTAATGGGCGCTGGTGGAGGCGCCGACAGCCGTCTGCCCAATGGTGAAGTTAAGGCTGTAGTGGGTGGAGCTGGTCGGTCCCCCGCCGCCGTTGGTCAGTGGTATGAACCAATCCAGCCGGAAGTTGGTGGAGGACATCGCCAGGGCGCGGCCGGCCAGGGCGAGCATAACGACCAGAGTCAGGAGAATAGCCGTACGTTTCATCGCCCCCTCCTACCGCTCATTCTTCGACCAGGTGTACGTACATATTGCCCAGGCGAATCCGGTCGTCATAGCCGTCACCATCAAAGTGCAGGCTGAACTTCACGAAGACCGGCCCGTAAATGGCGGTACCCGTACCGGTGCAGGCCTGGCATGTCCAGGAAGTGGAGGAAGGAACGCTGGAGACGCTGCAGAGGCTTTGGGTTGTGCCGTCGGTTTTGACGTATGCCACACTCACGCTGCTGATAGAGTCGTTGAGATGAGTGTCAGCCATTGAGTAGCAGAAGTGGAACGAGGAGAATTTGACGCGCGTGCCGAAGAGGTACGCCGGCACGTCTGCGGGCAGCAGTGCGGTGACATTGTCCGCCCCGTCAGTATAGAGCGCAACCCATCCAAATTGGGAGGAGTGGACGATCTTCAGGTCATCATCGCCGCTGGCGTCCCCGGCTACTATATTCAGAGGGCTGACCATCCAGTCCGTGGCGGCCGAGCTCTTGATGATGCCGGTGCCGCCGGCCTGGATGGCGACGCCGGTATCGCTGCTGCCGAACACGCCGGTGCCTCCATTCTGCCCCTCACCATAGACGCCCCGACCTGCGGAGGAGCTTGTACCCCCTTTAATCCCATAGGCCGAACCGCTGGTCGCCGTATTCCACGCATGCAGAACCGCATAGGGCGAGGCGGTTACACTGCCCGAAATTTGGGCTCCCGGTTTCAGGCTGAACGCATAGGGTACGGGGTAGATGGGCTGGCGGGGTCTCATCTCGGCATCGGACCCCACTTTGATACCCAGGTACAGTTGCTGACCATTGAGGTGCTCGTTGGTGCAGTTATCTATGGTCATGTTGAACAACCCGTTCGACACGTTTACGTTGTTCTGGGTCTTGGAACAAAGCGCTGTCCCGCCGGTGGACACCGTGTAGATACTGGCTGTGATGCTGTAGGTTCCGTTTAATGGGTTCCCGCTGGCATCGGTCAGCCGGCCCTGGATGGGGATTTTCCCCTCTACGTTCGCTTCGATGTTTACCTCCCCTTGTTGTACCTCTGCCC contains:
- a CDS encoding ABC transporter permease subunit, producing MRWRDLGIGLLLTIIIWQVLAWLVNRPILPGPAVVLYTFGRELIAGRLTRHLLISTYRVLVSIAISLVLAVPAGLALGQSPRLNRIFSPLLYIGYPIPKVVFLPVFLLLLGIGDASKIALIVVILFFQVLVVVRDQASAIRPELIMSVRSLGAGRLALLRFVYLPASVPAILTALRLSIGTAVAVLFLAESFATTSGLGYYIMVESWSRVAYAEMYAGVVAMSLLGLGLYYLADWLERRLAPWRFVS
- a CDS encoding metallophosphoesterase encodes the protein MERSSSRSISPFLPAEDDPYAYALRRAEDALEKRWLHKALVALNAPAGWPPWAVAGVALAGSSLVAMSWRALGAGAWAPWVLLLLTAVALWDAVVLLAQPRLGLAFGPFGSQFVILQIPRWTAAFLAGLLVQLLGATPAFTLLAGVELVAAGLLVWGAWVEPRRVEVTQLSLGAPAFPPDAPPLRILHISDLHVERWGRREEQVLELARQLRPDLILLSGDYVNLSNVDDPQAHADARRLLAGVSAPLGVCAVLGSPPVDRNSAGLFPGLAVRLLRDEVHLLEAGGRRLAIIGMDCSHDTARDGERLRRLCASLPANAYRILLYHSPDLMPAAVEQGIDLYLCGHTHGGQIRLPLYGALITSSRLGKRYEMGWYREGRTHLYVSRGVGLEGLGAPRLRFLCRPEVALVTLGPAGSQDQA
- a CDS encoding ATP-binding cassette domain-containing protein, with amino-acid sequence MSAPIVLLDDVTFAYHPQQPPIFQGFHWQVEQGEAWAVIGPSGCGKSTLLYLLAGLRQPTAGTVLVEGQPVPRPRASIGLILQDHGLLPWATVWENAALGVRMGHFYARKRSPRDAPRPYPPALPLSEVDAWLKRLDIYHLRHHYPSQVSGGQRQRVAIARTLALRPNLLLMDEPFSALDALTREDLQTLMVQLQAELGVTTIVVTHNIEEAVFLGRKILVLHAPPNESAVVVDNPGAGSPAFRASQEFWEMTQRLREMLAPTVRR
- a CDS encoding metal ABC transporter substrate-binding protein, with the protein product VQALNQNPDKYRDILIQTARVPEALQGRYTLPTYPEKELPSEAQVADVVQWALDKGLIQKPLAYDQLVDASFRK
- a CDS encoding 1,4-dihydroxy-2-naphthoate polyprenyltransferase, which translates into the protein MADKLSATQPIPRWQAWVMGARPRTLPAAISPVIVGIALAMADGKFSFWPALAALADALLIQIGTNLANDYFDHLRGIDTPDRKGPPRVAASGLIPLASLRAGIIVVFGLTALIGLYLVIRGGWPVLAIGLAAILAALAYSGGPFPFGSYGLGDLFVFIFFGLVAVGGTYYVQALQFYPLVLLVAVPLGALITDILVVNNYRDIETDARVGKRTLAVILGPAGARLEFIGLLILAYAVPVILWGMGRFSAGVLLPWLTIPKAVGLTRTLYATTDGPALNRALAGTAQLTLWFSILFSIGMLV
- a CDS encoding right-handed parallel beta-helix repeat-containing protein, which translates into the protein MNARTYRNLGVSFLLAAFLLAGIFLLGMTPPALADDQTFFVKPDGAGTACSQANPCALQTALEQAGDGSTIYLAQGIYTGTGTAVISITRSITLAGGWNGAPAGPVLRDPAAYPTTLDGEGARRVVSIGRFITVTIEGLTITNGVVTDMGAGFFAEDANLTLRHTTIYSNVADAHTATNTLGGGGYVLGGTFQLLSSTVRANDAWCNGCPRTQGGGLYIYGTTAVTIEDSLLEANDAWQGSGLEFDGGSGRRPILIRRTIFRDNGWGLSPGGGVGGYAGGAHLAWAVAHIEDCLFEHNRAGNDTGALYFTGGELLLARSVFRNNEAHRTAGVELWNTSPFTLTNNLIADNRPGLGAEAGALSIRSNSTGSLLHNTIARNTGTRGGYGIEVNSGQPITLVNTILVSHTVGITVTAGSTATLEGTLWGIGAWANGTDWGGAGTILTGLVNVWGDPDFENPAGGDYHIRRGSAAVDAGVNAGVPTDMDGDRRPIGAGFDIGADEYMPEYMPGVHLPLIIRRR